Proteins encoded by one window of Candidatus Acididesulfobacter guangdongensis:
- a CDS encoding MTH1187 family thiamine-binding protein, with protein MSYILSISMFPVDKGESLSLYVSKVSKIIDNSGLEYVITPMATMIESENIDDLLNIIKMGLETIKDDSNRVYANMAIDYRKSGLGRLKQKVESLKLKIEK; from the coding sequence ATGAGTTATATATTGTCTATCAGCATGTTTCCTGTGGATAAAGGAGAGTCTTTGAGCCTGTATGTGTCTAAGGTTTCTAAGATAATCGACAACTCAGGTCTTGAATACGTGATAACACCTATGGCCACCATGATAGAAAGCGAAAACATAGACGACCTTCTCAATATTATAAAGATGGGTTTAGAGACCATTAAAGATGATTCAAACCGAGTATATGCAAACATGGCTATAGATTACAGAAAATCAGGACTTGGAAGATTAAAACAAAAAGTAGAATCCTTAAAATTAAAGATTGAAAAGTAG
- a CDS encoding winged helix-turn-helix domain-containing protein: MKNNGCGCKSDTNENMMQDKMSGGNNGMGGKMHHMGKTMMNKMMDSHQTNEADNGKEQGSNANPMKMGMGMMSNMMGKMKDENFNPMEMCKTMRESITATAKIASLATPEVQALFEDWVSEVEKEILNVIKAEGQINPSAIAEKLKITEDSALYFVGKLVRDKKIKVNVEPAESISANSSDAGADTGTGPGENCNCNTENK; the protein is encoded by the coding sequence ATGAAAAATAACGGATGCGGCTGTAAAAGCGATACGAATGAAAATATGATGCAAGATAAAATGTCCGGCGGCAATAACGGCATGGGCGGTAAAATGCATCACATGGGTAAAACTATGATGAATAAGATGATGGATTCCCATCAGACAAATGAAGCGGACAATGGAAAAGAACAAGGAAGCAACGCCAATCCTATGAAAATGGGCATGGGTATGATGAGTAATATGATGGGCAAAATGAAAGATGAAAATTTCAATCCTATGGAAATGTGCAAAACAATGAGGGAGTCTATTACGGCCACGGCAAAAATAGCAAGTCTTGCCACCCCCGAAGTACAGGCATTATTTGAAGACTGGGTATCGGAGGTAGAAAAAGAGATATTAAATGTCATTAAAGCGGAAGGTCAAATAAATCCTTCAGCTATTGCAGAGAAATTAAAAATAACAGAGGACAGCGCATTGTACTTTGTTGGCAAATTAGTTCGCGATAAAAAAATAAAGGTGAATGTAGAACCTGCGGAAAGCATATCGGCAAATTCATCGGATGCCGGCGCAGACACAGGTACCGGTCCAGGCGAAAATTGCAATTGTAATACTGAAAATAAATAA
- a CDS encoding ArsR family transcriptional regulator: MADITEKISQIFKLLSDTNRVKILFSLESGSRTVSQIIETTGMSQPLVSFHLRVLREAGLIKTSRKSTFVFNELCDDELINLISKFEKYGGDNKQNTVSKFQCQCN; encoded by the coding sequence ATGGCTGATATTACGGAAAAAATATCGCAGATTTTTAAATTATTGAGCGATACCAACAGGGTAAAAATATTATTTTCATTAGAAAGCGGCTCTCGCACCGTTTCGCAGATTATTGAAACTACAGGGATGTCGCAGCCTTTAGTGTCATTTCATCTTAGAGTATTGCGGGAAGCAGGTTTAATTAAGACTTCACGCAAATCTACATTTGTTTTCAACGAGTTATGCGATGATGAATTAATTAATTTAATAAGCAAATTCGAAAAATACGGAGGCGATAATAAACAAAATACGGTTTCTAAATTCCAGTGTCAATGTAATTAA
- a CDS encoding SHOCT domain-containing protein, with protein sequence MLFVVFMVFGRGGFNGGCGRYNGHNHDDRHYTHHNMHNNSESALDILNKRYAKGEITKEEFERMKKDIIN encoded by the coding sequence ATGCTGTTTGTAGTATTTATGGTATTTGGCAGGGGAGGTTTTAACGGTGGATGCGGCAGATATAATGGGCACAATCATGACGACAGGCATTACACCCATCATAATATGCATAATAATTCAGAATCCGCATTGGACATTTTAAATAAAAGATATGCCAAAGGAGAAATAACAAAAGAAGAATTTGAACGTATGAAAAAAGATATAATAAACTAA
- a CDS encoding MerR family transcriptional regulator, protein MTIGQLAKAVNLNIQTIRYYERIGLINKPDVSESGYRIYSEKAVDILRFIKHAKYIGFSLKQVSELFSLNNNKYNTCSNVKKLAKEKVYEIDKKINSLNMMRNELLNLISLCEEKNNNSECPILDNLFKI, encoded by the coding sequence ATGACCATCGGACAATTAGCTAAAGCAGTTAATTTAAACATCCAAACTATCAGATATTACGAGCGGATAGGATTAATTAACAAACCCGACGTAAGTGAATCTGGTTATAGAATATATTCTGAAAAGGCTGTTGATATTTTGCGTTTCATAAAACATGCAAAATATATCGGTTTTTCCTTAAAGCAGGTTTCTGAACTTTTCTCACTCAACAACAATAAATATAATACCTGCTCAAATGTGAAGAAGTTAGCCAAAGAAAAAGTTTATGAAATAGATAAGAAGATTAATTCTTTAAATATGATGCGTAATGAGCTTTTAAACCTTATATCGTTATGTGAAGAAAAAAATAATAATTCAGAATGTCCGATTTTAGACAATTTATTTAAAATTTGA
- the merA gene encoding mercury(II) reductase, with amino-acid sequence MKKIKMNVEGMTCEHCVVSVNKAINKVKGVIEVDTSLSKGESTILALDDINVEDIKKNIENAGYTPLAHETSNISETEVRKTAKSEGGQTGSGHNYDYDLIVIGGGSAAFSSAIKFADEGKKVCVIENWVIGGTCLNRGCVPSKHLLEAARIYYEPLSNKFKGIETKQAHIDIKELIKRKTELLNSLREMKYYNVLRGYNNITFIEAEGRFASKNSVEVIPNDKAVESYKITSDKFIIATGSTNLIIDINGLGDVGYLTNEEILNLDYLPETLLILGTRAVSLEFAQMFRRFGSNVIVIGRSGRILLNEEPEISESLLNILKNEGIEFLLNSSIKRLYKDGGKKYADIETEEGLRTVNFNEFLMATGVVGNTENLNLEAVGVETYKQGYIKVDGELRTTNHDIYACGDVTGLTRLVTTAAYDGKIAADNILRGRHIKADYSAVAHTTFTDPEVSSVGLTEEAAIKEGYDVIKVVFPVEYVPKAQAIFKIDGLIKMIADKKTNKVLGIHMLAHNSSETIQQASVYLQNSYTIQQIGEEIGVYPTMAEGLKLAAQSFTKDVSKLSCCA; translated from the coding sequence ATGAAGAAAATAAAAATGAACGTTGAGGGCATGACTTGCGAGCACTGCGTTGTTTCGGTCAATAAAGCGATTAATAAAGTAAAAGGCGTAATAGAAGTAGATACCTCTTTATCAAAAGGCGAAAGTACTATTTTAGCGCTTGACGATATAAATGTAGAAGATATAAAGAAAAACATAGAAAACGCGGGCTATACGCCTTTAGCTCATGAAACATCTAATATTTCCGAAACCGAAGTTAGAAAAACGGCAAAATCTGAAGGCGGTCAAACAGGCAGCGGACATAATTACGATTATGATTTAATCGTCATAGGCGGAGGCTCTGCCGCTTTTTCATCGGCTATAAAATTTGCAGATGAAGGCAAAAAAGTGTGCGTTATCGAAAACTGGGTTATCGGCGGAACATGTTTAAACAGAGGCTGCGTCCCTTCGAAGCATCTTCTGGAAGCCGCAAGAATATATTATGAACCTTTAAGCAATAAATTTAAAGGCATAGAAACTAAGCAGGCGCATATTGACATAAAAGAACTCATAAAAAGAAAAACCGAACTTCTTAACAGCCTGCGGGAAATGAAATATTATAATGTATTAAGAGGTTATAACAATATTACTTTTATAGAAGCCGAAGGAAGATTTGCGTCAAAAAATTCCGTAGAGGTTATCCCTAACGATAAAGCGGTTGAATCTTATAAAATTACCTCGGATAAATTCATTATTGCAACCGGTTCTACAAATCTGATAATAGACATTAACGGATTAGGAGATGTCGGCTATCTTACAAACGAAGAAATATTAAATCTGGATTATCTGCCTGAAACTCTTTTAATACTTGGCACAAGGGCAGTATCGCTTGAATTTGCGCAGATGTTCAGAAGATTTGGCTCAAATGTAATAGTAATAGGTCGTTCCGGCAGGATTTTACTTAACGAAGAGCCTGAAATATCGGAATCGCTTTTGAATATTTTAAAAAACGAAGGTATCGAATTTTTACTGAATTCTTCAATAAAACGTCTTTATAAAGACGGCGGTAAAAAATATGCCGATATAGAGACCGAAGAGGGTTTAAGAACGGTTAATTTTAATGAGTTTTTGATGGCTACGGGCGTTGTAGGAAATACAGAAAACTTAAATTTGGAAGCAGTCGGAGTAGAAACTTACAAGCAGGGTTATATTAAAGTTGACGGCGAACTTAGAACTACCAATCACGATATTTACGCATGCGGAGACGTTACCGGTTTAACGAGGTTAGTTACGACGGCTGCGTATGACGGCAAAATAGCCGCCGACAATATACTTCGCGGCAGACATATTAAAGCCGACTATTCGGCAGTTGCGCATACTACATTTACCGACCCGGAAGTGTCTTCAGTCGGATTAACGGAAGAAGCTGCTATCAAAGAAGGCTATGATGTAATTAAAGTTGTTTTCCCCGTCGAATACGTTCCCAAAGCCCAGGCTATTTTTAAAATTGATGGTTTAATAAAGATGATAGCGGATAAAAAAACTAATAAAGTTCTCGGAATTCATATGCTGGCGCACAACTCATCGGAAACAATCCAGCAGGCAAGCGTCTATTTGCAAAATAGTTATACGATTCAGCAAATCGGCGAGGAAATCGGAGTTTATCCGACTATGGCGGAAGGGCTTAAATTAGCCGCTCAGAGTTTTACTAAAGACGTCAGCAAACTTAGCTGCTGCGCATAA
- the glgP gene encoding alpha-glucan family phosphorylase gives MLEHYLTRNLPAGLEFLNDIVFDLRWTYNHDADELFKTIDPTLWYLTHNPWLILQTVSLDDLKKLSSNADFMKNFNQIKHDWVKTDNAIGWFKENYKENHLKTVAYFSMEFGLDESLPLYAGGLGILAGDYLKTAEDLGVPLAGIGLMYQRGYFRQIINSSSEQIEVYPYNDPHSLPVMPCRNKSGEWLRVSVTLPDRTVMLRVWIAKIGNTPLYLLDSNDPVNLSIDRGITGDLYEAGREIRLIQEIILGIGGFKVLRALGVDVNICHMNEGHAAFVVLERAYTWMQDNNTADFWQALTVTRAGNIFTTHTPVQAGFDTFEPALIRNYLSYYIQRCGITDEEFINMGKVSPGNSSEPFNMAYLAIRGSGFINGVSKIHGEVSRNLFSGLFERQPIKEVPVTYITNGVHTPTWISSISEKLLTKNDTKSLIEKCSQKSFDVINKMTDAEIWEFRMNNKINMLDDIKNHITKMKGCCHINQEPSFLDPNALYIGLARRFTGYKRPTLLLYDKTRLKNILKSQNRPVRILISGKAHPGDFTGKLLIKEWVQFAQDPEIRNTVFFLSDYDMDIAQKIVGGIDLWINNPRRPLEASGTSGMKIIANGGLNCSILDGWWAEAYSEELGWAIGIHSSSDEYYNNDKEDAESLYKLLEESIVPEFFDRNKDGVPVEWIEKIRQSMFLLTPKYSTFRMMKEYVEKAYIPLSSLYEERNASGGELALTINEWKKRLEQNWNEIHIGIPVFEKQGEYYKVKCAIRLGAVKPQDIKVEIFASGDENDEQFRAEMTNIGTASGYINEFIYKTEVPNDRPIDNYTLRVIPYHPKVLTPLEFNKIIWQK, from the coding sequence ATGCTTGAACATTATTTGACTCGTAATTTACCTGCAGGACTTGAATTTCTTAACGATATTGTCTTTGACCTCCGCTGGACGTATAATCATGATGCCGATGAACTTTTTAAAACAATAGACCCTACTCTGTGGTATTTAACGCATAATCCATGGTTGATTCTGCAAACGGTATCTTTAGATGATTTAAAAAAATTATCTTCAAACGCTGATTTTATGAAAAATTTTAATCAGATAAAACACGACTGGGTAAAGACGGATAACGCCATTGGTTGGTTTAAAGAAAATTATAAAGAAAATCATCTTAAAACAGTTGCTTATTTCAGCATGGAATTTGGATTAGACGAATCTCTTCCGCTTTATGCCGGCGGTCTTGGAATACTTGCAGGCGACTATTTAAAAACTGCCGAAGATTTAGGAGTGCCCCTTGCAGGTATTGGTCTTATGTATCAAAGAGGGTATTTTCGCCAAATAATCAACAGCTCTTCCGAACAAATTGAAGTCTATCCCTATAATGACCCGCACTCCCTTCCCGTTATGCCATGCAGAAATAAATCAGGCGAATGGCTGCGCGTCTCTGTAACGTTGCCGGATAGAACCGTCATGCTAAGGGTATGGATAGCAAAAATAGGAAACACGCCTTTATATTTGCTTGATTCTAATGATCCTGTAAATCTTTCAATAGATAGAGGAATTACCGGAGATTTATACGAGGCAGGCAGAGAAATCAGATTGATTCAAGAAATTATTCTTGGAATCGGCGGTTTTAAAGTTCTCAGAGCACTCGGCGTTGATGTAAACATTTGTCATATGAATGAGGGACATGCGGCTTTTGTTGTGCTTGAACGCGCATATACTTGGATGCAGGATAATAATACTGCGGATTTCTGGCAAGCGCTGACTGTTACAAGAGCGGGTAATATTTTTACCACTCATACCCCTGTGCAGGCAGGTTTTGACACCTTTGAACCGGCGCTTATCCGCAATTATCTTTCATATTATATACAAAGATGCGGAATTACGGACGAAGAATTTATTAATATGGGTAAAGTTTCACCTGGAAATTCTTCTGAACCTTTTAATATGGCATATTTAGCCATACGGGGAAGCGGTTTTATTAACGGGGTAAGTAAAATCCACGGCGAAGTAAGCAGGAATTTATTTTCCGGATTATTTGAGAGGCAGCCGATAAAAGAGGTGCCGGTTACTTATATTACTAACGGGGTTCATACGCCTACATGGATTTCAAGCATATCCGAAAAATTATTGACTAAAAATGATACAAAGTCATTAATAGAAAAATGTTCCCAAAAATCGTTTGATGTCATTAATAAAATGACTGACGCGGAAATCTGGGAATTCAGAATGAATAATAAGATTAACATGCTCGACGATATTAAAAATCATATAACTAAAATGAAAGGCTGCTGTCATATTAATCAGGAGCCTTCATTTCTTGATCCTAATGCCTTGTATATCGGTTTAGCTCGCAGATTCACGGGATACAAAAGACCGACCCTTCTATTGTACGACAAAACAAGACTTAAAAATATTCTTAAAAGTCAAAATAGACCTGTGCGTATCTTGATCAGCGGAAAGGCTCATCCAGGCGATTTCACTGGAAAACTATTAATTAAAGAATGGGTACAGTTTGCTCAGGACCCCGAAATCCGTAATACGGTTTTTTTCTTGTCAGATTATGATATGGATATTGCGCAAAAAATAGTGGGTGGTATAGATTTATGGATTAATAACCCGAGGCGTCCGCTTGAAGCCAGCGGAACCAGCGGAATGAAAATAATTGCAAATGGAGGGCTTAACTGTTCCATTCTTGACGGCTGGTGGGCAGAAGCCTACTCTGAAGAACTGGGGTGGGCTATCGGTATACATTCTTCTTCCGATGAATATTATAATAATGACAAAGAGGATGCCGAATCACTGTATAAACTTTTAGAGGAGTCGATAGTCCCTGAATTTTTTGATAGAAATAAAGACGGTGTTCCGGTGGAATGGATTGAAAAGATAAGGCAGAGCATGTTTCTTCTTACGCCGAAATATTCTACATTCAGAATGATGAAAGAATATGTTGAAAAAGCTTACATTCCATTATCATCTTTATATGAGGAAAGAAATGCATCAGGCGGAGAACTTGCTCTGACTATCAATGAATGGAAGAAAAGACTTGAACAAAACTGGAACGAAATTCATATTGGAATACCTGTTTTTGAAAAACAAGGGGAATATTATAAAGTCAAGTGCGCTATACGGCTCGGAGCCGTTAAACCGCAGGATATTAAAGTAGAAATTTTTGCGTCTGGAGATGAAAACGATGAGCAGTTCAGGGCTGAAATGACGAATATCGGCACTGCTTCCGGATATATAAATGAATTTATTTATAAGACCGAGGTTCCGAATGATCGCCCTATTGATAACTATACCCTTCGCGTTATACCTTATCATCCTAAAGTTTTAACGCCGCTGGAATTTAATAAAATTATTTGGCAAAAATAA
- a CDS encoding Crp/Fnr family transcriptional regulator: MNKLWLLQNLKIFQNLSKRDIDLIDKLSKMEIYKKNDIIYIEESKSSYVYVLKKGHIKISLSTEHGREFITEILKPDEIFGNFGDFSFDGMESFDFLNAENAQALTDAEVCKFKKDDFDKILSLYPSIGNKILKLIGLRFKYISTKITSLAYKSIDARIAETLIYLANNFGIKKISALSSGLTFEDCYQINIKLTHEEISNLIGASRQRTTIALDKLKHNGIISFDKKNIVIKDLRKLKNIAELTAN, from the coding sequence ATGAATAAACTCTGGTTATTGCAAAATTTGAAAATTTTTCAAAATCTTTCAAAAAGAGATATCGATTTGATAGATAAATTATCAAAAATGGAAATTTATAAAAAAAATGACATTATATACATAGAGGAATCAAAATCAAGCTATGTTTATGTTTTAAAAAAAGGTCATATAAAAATATCGCTGTCAACAGAACACGGCAGGGAATTTATAACAGAAATTTTAAAACCTGATGAAATTTTTGGTAATTTTGGCGATTTTTCATTTGACGGCATGGAGAGCTTTGATTTTTTAAATGCTGAAAATGCTCAGGCTTTGACAGATGCGGAAGTTTGTAAATTTAAAAAAGATGATTTTGACAAGATATTAAGTCTTTATCCTTCTATAGGCAATAAAATTTTAAAATTAATAGGATTGCGGTTTAAATATATATCTACAAAAATTACATCATTGGCATATAAAAGCATAGACGCAAGAATTGCGGAGACTCTAATCTATTTGGCAAATAATTTTGGAATTAAAAAAATTTCAGCGCTTTCTTCAGGATTAACATTTGAAGACTGCTATCAAATAAACATTAAATTAACCCATGAAGAAATTTCAAATCTTATCGGGGCATCAAGACAGAGAACTACAATAGCATTAGACAAATTAAAACATAACGGGATTATTAGTTTTGATAAAAAAAATATCGTTATAAAAGATTTGAGAAAACTAAAAAATATAGCTGAGTTAACAGCAAATTAA